The stretch of DNA TTTTTTGCCGTTAATGTTACGATTTGATTGTCTTGAAATCCTGAAGTTTTTTGGGCAATTAAAAGCCTTTTCGTCTTTTTTGAAGGTTTGTTTTCTCCATAATTCTGATAAACGGCTTCATTTAAGAAAATGGGAAGTGCCATTTTACCGCTGGCTGTTGAATCTGCATAATCAAAGATAAAGTCGAGCTTATTAAAGATTTTTTTCTTCATAAAAGCGCTATCCAGATTATTGGCATCAAACTCAATTTTTTCGTATTCCTTATAAGTATAAGTATTGAATTTGCCTAACCCGTTATTTCTCTTTCTTTTCCATACTTCCTGCATAATAGCATATGCGGGATTCTCTTTTTTATTTTTGTATTTTGTTTTTTCGTTATGAATAACAACTTCCTGAATAGTTTCTACCTTTTCCTGCGACAGCTTCACAAAGATATTGCTGGCACTTTCAGGGGTTACGTCAATAGTTTGTAATGCGTAGCTTTTTCTTAAGAATTTGAGCTTGTAAATAATGCTGTCCGACTGAACGCTAAATGCTCCGGTAGTCGTGGTTAAAAAAGGCTGATTGCTATCGTTTATGAAAATATCAACTCCTGTAATTTCTTTGTTGGTCTTTGCGTCAACAATTCTTCCATTTGCTGTATTTTGTGCATAGATAATGCCTGAAAATAAAAGAAAAATTAAGAGGGAGTGGTATTTGTGGTTAATTAACATTAGTTATTTCTATCAAGCATTTAGCATAAACAAAAAGCATGCTGTTTATTTAAACGAATTAAAATTCAAAAAATTTTGTGTGTGGATATAAAAGTGCAAATGTAGCAAAAAAACAGCACGTAAGTATGATAGCAGGGAAGTTGTGAATTGATTCCTGGATAATAAAATCCGTCTTAGCATAGTATATTGAGTGTGAAGATAAATCAACCGTTGAATAGTTTATTTCTTTTGATTGTTTTCCCTTGTCTCAGTTTTAATGCGTGATAAAATGTTGGGACATCATTAGTCCATTTTTTTAGGATTAAGATAATAGCAATAATTTCAATCCGGGTTAATAGGCCTACCCAGAAGCAGAGATTGAACAGTAGGATTGACTCACATTGCAGAATAATCTGAATAAGTGTTGCAAAAAGAATTAAAGTCCAAATTTTTGCACCTATTGAATGAGTGGCAATTTCTTTTTTAAACTTTAAGAAACTAGTTAAATAAGTTAAAGCTTCAAAAGCAATGAGTATGATCAGTTTGTACATGTTGGCTTTAAAAAAAGTTGGACACTGAATGTAGGTTGCTACAATAACTGAGATAAAAAAGATTTGATCAACTGTAGAATCCAGTCTTCGAAGCTTTTGAGTGGATATATTGAGTTGTCGTGCTATAATACCATCAAAGATATCGGTCAGTAAACCAATTGATAAAAGAATAACGATGATGGTTTGATAATGGTCAATTTGTATAAGGCTTAAATAAATGATCACTAATCCAATAATGAACCTGAAGAGAATTAATAGGGTTGGGATTTTATTCTTCATAAATTTTAGAAAACAATTTTAAAATTCATTAATTGGAAAGATTATTTTGAAAGCTAAATAATACGGAATATTTAATTAAAATGAAAAAGACCTACATTTCTGTAAGTCTTTTTGCTCCTCCTGCTGGGCTCGAACCAGCGACCCTCTGATTAACAGTCAGATGCTCTAACCAACTGAGCTAAGGAGGAATTTTCCTTTGTTTTAAGTGCTGCAAATATAATATGAATATTGATATGAAGCAAATTTTACCTTCAATTATCGATGGTTTTAAACTAAATAGATTGAATTTCAATAAGAAATATTTCGCTTGTCTTTTTATGAAGTCTGATAATCTTAAAATAAATGTCAGGAATATAGCTTTCTAAGCAAAATATATACAACAAAAAAGACTTACATTGCTGTAAGTCCTGTTTTTTATTTCTTTAAATCTTTAAGTATTTCCTGAATGGCCCGTTCAAGCTGAGGGTCATTATCCTGTTGCCGGTCTATAAAGGTGTTTTTAACATAGATATCTGGTTTTACGCCAGTTTTTTCAAGGTTCTGCCCATCCAGGGTATACGTTCCCCATGAAGGAAGTCTATAAGAAGAATTGTCTACAAGGCTTTTTCCGGAAGTGAAGATGATCCAGCGATAAGTATCCTGCCCGATAATTTTTCCGAGTTTCAAAGCTTTGAAACCTGCAGCTGTCATTTCAGCATCACTTAATGAAGCTTCATTAATCAGTAAAACAATCGGCTTTGCTGAAGGTGCAAAATTGGGCTGGGTAGTCATTTTCCCTTCACGGTATTTCCATTGCAAATAAGGTTTTTGAGCAAGGAAATTTAACACCTTATCGTGTACATTTCCTCCTGTATTGTATCGAAGGTCGAGAATAACAGCATCCTTTTGGTTTTCTTGTTCCACCATATCTAACAGGAAGCGATCCAGTTCATCAACAGACATGTTTTTCATGTATGAATAAGCAATGCGGTTGTTGCTCAGCTGATTAACACGCTGGCGATTGTTGAATATCCAATCGTCATACAATAATCCTTTTAGCTCTCCATTTGAAATCGGATGTACTTTGGTTGTTACATCCTTACCATTGCGGTTGAACGTAAGGATAAGCTCATCTTGTTTTTTAGGACTCGTAAAATAAGCTTCGCGATTTTCATGAATGTCAATATTTTTTCCATTTACAGCAGTCAATTGGTCTCCGGGTTTTATATCAACACCAGAGCGGAATGCCGGAGATTTTCTCACAATACTTTCTACGATGTAGGGCTGGTCTTTTTTAAAGATGATTCCGGTTTCATTTGTAAAATAATTAAGGTATCGGGCCTCTTCTTTTCCGGTTGAAGAAAATCCGATATGAGATGAATTAAGTTCTCCTAAAAGATCATTGAGTAAAATTCGCAGATCGTTTCTGTTATTTACGTACGGAAGATATTGGGCATACTGTTCCTTTTTTGCTTTCCAGTTAATCCCATGGAATTTTTCATCATAAAAGTTTTCTTCAACACCCGTCCAGGTTTCATCATACATCTGAGTGAATTCGGATGCCAGGTTTTTATTAAAAGTATACTGAATATTTATTTTTTCGGGTTTTAAAGCAGCCAGGGTCATTTTATAAATGTTACCTTCTATTAATGCAAAAAGAGACTTGTCATTTTTGATGATGTTGTTCGCTGCCTTATCGAAAACCTTTTCTGATTTCGCCGGTTCAAAATCGGTGAAAACTTTTTTGAACAATTGTTTCTTTCCGTTATCCTGATTGGAATTAAAGAATAAGATTTCTTTCTTGTCGTCCAAAACAACAACTGGGTCGTCCTGATACCCATATCTTTCGGTAACCAATTCGATTCTTTCCAGAGTATTCTCAGGATTGATTTTCAACTCTTTTATAACGGGCTCTTTCTCTTCCTTTTTCTCCTTGCTTTCTTCTTTTTTATCTTTTTTGCCTGTGCTATCCTTTGCTGTTTCAGCAGGTTTTGTTTCTTCAGTAAAGAGTTTGTCGAATTTTTCAGATTTGTAAGGTTCATCAAACCAGTCCAGAGCCATTCTGTAAATGTTGGATTTCTGCATACCTAAAGGATAGGAGGGGCTGGTCCTGTCGCTGGTAAAATAAATATATTTACCATTGGGCGACCAGAAGGGATCTTCCTCTGAAACACCAGTATTGGTAAGGTTGATGGTCTTATTTTTTCCAATATTGTAGATGAGGATATCCAGTTCGAAATTTCTTTTTGCAGAGAATAATACATATTCATTATTGGGAGAAAAAGAAGGTTTCGAATTTTGAAATGCCCAGATTTCATCTTTGACAATAGTAGTGGAGCCAAAGTTTTTTAAATCCATTAACCTTACCTCGTCACGACCACTCAAATAAACCGCTTTTGAGAGGTCATTATTAAGGGTTACGTTACGATTATTACGTAAATCAGTTGTTAATTGTTTGGCCTGGCCTTTTCCATCTGCCGGAGTGCTAAACCAGTTTTGATAGCCTTTGTAAGTCTGATTAAAAAGTAATGTACGGTTGTCCTTCAGCCATTTTACTTCCATTACACGCTCTTTTCCATCAGTGACTTGCTGTGTAAATTTTCCTTCAATATCTGAAACAAACAGAACACCACGGCTTACGAAGGCCATTTTTTTACCGTCTGGCGAAACATCATAATAAGAAATAGTATTCTCTATGTTGAAATTTTGTTCTTTTTCCAGTGTCTTATTTGTATTCAAGCTTATGTTCAGAGCTTTTGTGTTTTTTGTAGCAACATCATAAATGTAAAGTTGATAATCCTTTTCAAATATGACTTTAGATCCGTTTGCTGAAACAAAAGGTTTTTTGATAGAGGTCTCAAACTGAGTTAATGCAGTCTTTTTACCATTTTTAAGTTGATAAAGATTATATTCAGCATTATTTTCATCGGAAATAAAGTAAACAACACCATTTTTATCCACGCTTGGATTAAAATCTTTTCCTTCGTAGTTGGTGTACTGCTTGAAAGCGTTGTTTTTGGGATTGTATCCTAAAATATCGGGATTGTTTTCTCCTTTGTAGCGTTTGCGGTGCGTTTGATTGGCGCTTTCCGATGAGCTTGTGAAAAGATACTCTCCATTGGGAGTCTCCGCTAGGCCATTCGTGTTATTAAAGTAATTGTTGAAAAGCTTTTGAGGTGTTTTTCCTTCTACTGTAGTTTTGAAACTGCCAAAATTGTTATTTCTGTTTGAGGTAAAATAAATTGTTTTGCTATCCCATGCCCAGTTTTCCATATCGTCTTTTCCTGTATGAAAAGT from Chryseobacterium piperi encodes:
- a CDS encoding CDP-alcohol phosphatidyltransferase family protein, with protein sequence MKNKIPTLLILFRFIIGLVIIYLSLIQIDHYQTIIVILLSIGLLTDIFDGIIARQLNISTQKLRRLDSTVDQIFFISVIVATYIQCPTFFKANMYKLIILIAFEALTYLTSFLKFKKEIATHSIGAKIWTLILFATLIQIILQCESILLFNLCFWVGLLTRIEIIAIILILKKWTNDVPTFYHALKLRQGKTIKRNKLFNG
- a CDS encoding S41 family peptidase, which codes for MKKTFISLLAAFAIIQISAQEKSYFLSSPSLSPDGKTAYFAYDGDIWKVDSNGGTASRITALDGEEINPRISPDGKWLAFSSNQYGNYDVYVMPAEGGTIKQLTFHTGKDDMENWAWDSKTIYFTSNRNNNFGSFKTTVEGKTPQKLFNNYFNNTNGLAETPNGEYLFTSSSESANQTHRKRYKGENNPDILGYNPKNNAFKQYTNYEGKDFNPSVDKNGVVYFISDENNAEYNLYQLKNGKKTALTQFETSIKKPFVSANGSKVIFEKDYQLYIYDVATKNTKALNISLNTNKTLEKEQNFNIENTISYYDVSPDGKKMAFVSRGVLFVSDIEGKFTQQVTDGKERVMEVKWLKDNRTLLFNQTYKGYQNWFSTPADGKGQAKQLTTDLRNNRNVTLNNDLSKAVYLSGRDEVRLMDLKNFGSTTIVKDEIWAFQNSKPSFSPNNEYVLFSAKRNFELDILIYNIGKNKTINLTNTGVSEEDPFWSPNGKYIYFTSDRTSPSYPLGMQKSNIYRMALDWFDEPYKSEKFDKLFTEETKPAETAKDSTGKKDKKEESKEKKEEKEPVIKELKINPENTLERIELVTERYGYQDDPVVVLDDKKEILFFNSNQDNGKKQLFKKVFTDFEPAKSEKVFDKAANNIIKNDKSLFALIEGNIYKMTLAALKPEKINIQYTFNKNLASEFTQMYDETWTGVEENFYDEKFHGINWKAKKEQYAQYLPYVNNRNDLRILLNDLLGELNSSHIGFSSTGKEEARYLNYFTNETGIIFKKDQPYIVESIVRKSPAFRSGVDIKPGDQLTAVNGKNIDIHENREAYFTSPKKQDELILTFNRNGKDVTTKVHPISNGELKGLLYDDWIFNNRQRVNQLSNNRIAYSYMKNMSVDELDRFLLDMVEQENQKDAVILDLRYNTGGNVHDKVLNFLAQKPYLQWKYREGKMTTQPNFAPSAKPIVLLINEASLSDAEMTAAGFKALKLGKIIGQDTYRWIIFTSGKSLVDNSSYRLPSWGTYTLDGQNLEKTGVKPDIYVKNTFIDRQQDNDPQLERAIQEILKDLKK